One genomic segment of Drosophila melanogaster chromosome 3R includes these proteins:
- the Usp12-46 gene encoding Ubiquitin-specific protease 12/46, whose protein sequence is MGANVSQLEREIGSDLFPPNEHYFGLVNFGNTCYSNSVLQALYFCKPFREKVLEYKAKNKRPKETLLSCLADLFYSIATQKKKVGSIAPKKFITRLRKEKEEFDNYMQQDAHEFLNFLINHINEIILAERNAGPSNGNPKATNQGGSTSAMASSIASKSSSTSNSNSNSNSTTNSNGNSSNSTGSLNANTSVLDASGSLTATTTPIISGNGTGTNGANSEPTWVHEIFQGILTSETRCLNCETVSSKDENFFDLQVDVDQNTSITHCLRCFSNTETLCSDNKFKCDNCCSYQEAQKRMRVKKLPMILALHLKRFKYMEQFNRHIKVSHRVVFPLELRLFNTSDDAVNPDRLYDLTAVVIHCGSGPNRGHYISIVKSHGLWLLFDDDMVDKIEASTIEDFYGLTSDIHKSSETGYILFYQSRDCA, encoded by the coding sequence ATGGGTGCCAATGTGTCGCAGCTGGAGCGGGAGATTGGCTCCGATCTGTTCCCACCGAATGAGCACTACTTCGGTCTGGTGAACTTTGGGAACACCTGCTACAGCAACTCGGTGCTGCAGGCCCTCTACTTTTGCAAGCCATTCCGCGAGAAGGTCCTTGAGTACAAGGCCAAGAACAAGAGGCCCAAGGAGACGCTGCTGTCGTGTCTGGCGGATCTGTTCTACAGCATTGCCACGCAGAAGAAGAAGGTGGGCTCGATTGCGCCCAAAAAGTTCATAACCAGGCTGCgaaaggagaaggaggagttCGATAACTATATGCAGCAGGATGCCCACGAGTTCCTCAACTTTCTGATCAATCACATCAATGAGATCATACTGGCCGAACGGAATGCAGGGCCCAGCAATGGGAATCCCAAGGCCACCAATCAAGGCGGAAGCACAAGTGCCATGGCCAGCAGCATAGCTAGCAAGTCCAGCTCAACGTCCAACTCGAATTCCAACTCCAATTCGACAACAAACTCAAATGGCAACAGTAGCAATTCGACGGGATCACTGAATGCCAACACAAGTGTGCTGGATGCCAGTGGCAGTCTTACGGCCACCACAACACCTATAATCTCAGGAAACGGAACGGGAACCAATGGGGCCAACTCGGAGCCCACCTGGGTGCACGAGATCTTTCAGGGCATACTTACGTCCGAGACCAGGTGCCTCAACTGCGAGACGGTGAGCAGCAAGGACGAGAATTTCTTCGATCTCCAGGTGGACGTGGACCAGAACACCTCGATTACGCACTGCCTGCGGTGCTTCAGCAACACGGAGACCCTGTGCTCGGACAACAAGTTCAAGTGCGACAATTGCTGCAGTTATCAGGAGGCGCAGAAGAGGATGCGTGTAAAGAAGTTGCCCATGATCCTGGCCCTGCATCTCAAGCGCTTCAAGTACATGGAGCAGTTTAATAGGCACATCAAGGTCTCGCATCGCGTTGTGTTTCCACTGGAACTGAGGCTCTTTAACACCTCCGATGATGCAGTGAATCCTGATCGTCTCTACGATCTGACCGCTGTGGTTATCCACTGCGGTTCCGGACCAAATCGTGGCCATTATATATCCATTGTGAAGAGTCACGGACTGTGGCTACTATTCGACGATGATATGGTGGACAAAATCGAGGCTTCCACAATCGAGGACTTCTATGGTCTGACCTCGGACATACACAAGTCTTCGGAGACCGGCTACATACTGTTCTATCAGTCGCGGGACTGCGCCTAA
- the CG43094 gene encoding uncharacterized protein, which yields MLPIKFFLFLVLLIIHNTCGLIDYPNYDSQSPVLRKIRSGVDTSKQLISITDLNAKESSDDEKSYYNNPMNPFYIHLSVPVLKTLAKNKQ from the exons ATGCTACCTATA AAATTCTTTCTGTTCCTTGTGCTTTTGATCATCCACAACACGTGCGGTCTAATAGATTATCCCAACTATGATAGTCAATCGCCAGTCCTAAGAAAAATCCGTTCGGGTGTAGATACATCCAAGCAGTTGATTTCTATCACGGATTTGAATGCCAAGGAATCATCAGATGACGAGAAATCTTATTATAATAACCCTATGAACCCTTTTTATATACATCTTAGTGTACCCGTATTAAAAACGCTcgctaaaaataaacaatag
- the CG43093 gene encoding uncharacterized protein, translating into MQLSIIVLLLCSVVVANSLAPSQLASKTPSPNVSKDQPSSREEKPSLKPCKPIETVSSEPKGLGNTPKVGSITPESAKTSGTTVDKSLDDCEPIPEGIGSRLNARTLQTLVIKNNNNPLFN; encoded by the exons ATGCAGCTGAGT ATTATAGTATTGCTCTTGTGCTCGGTGGTTGTTGCAAATTCACTTGCCCCAAGTCAACTGGCATCGAAAACCCCATCACCCAATGTAAGCAAGGATCAGCCGTCATCCAGGGAGGAGAAACCCAGTTTGAAACCGTGCAAACCCATCGAGACTGTGAGTTCAGAGCCAAAAGGACTAGGCAATACTCCTAAAGTCGGTTCAATTACTCCGGAATCAGCTAAAACGTCTGGCACAACCGTGGATAAAAGTCTGGATGATTGCGAACCCATTCCCGAGGGTATTGGATCTCGATTGAATGCGAGAACTCTTCAAACACTggttataaaaaataataataacccTCTTTTTAATTGA
- the CG43095 gene encoding uncharacterized protein → MQAIFILCALLVCLLVLLRLSWSGGSSESQDVTTTNPKFLVHKDSHSSYDWSNDEIRNRAKDNDLNVITGEELLKSKARFQKLLSILRRQPNKDNYSIDLPGQFDDTSDPSNAEDTTIFCNPILDENCYPDSIGPRLSATLLKILA, encoded by the exons ATGCAAGCGATT TTTATATTGTGCGCACTCCTTGTATGCCTGCTAGTATTATTGAGATTAAGTTGGAGCGGCGGAAGTTCGGAGAGCCAGGACGTGACCACCACGAATCCCAAGTTTCTAGTACACAAGGACTCCCATTCTTCATATGATTGGTCCAACGATGAAATTAGGAACAGAGCAAAGGATAACGATTTGAATGTCATCACTGGAGAAGAACTTTTGAAATCAAAAGCAAGATTTCAAAAGCTTCTAAGCATTCTGAGGCGACAACCAAATAAGGATAATTATTCTATAGATTTACCCGGTCAATTTGATGACACCAGTGATCCATCAAATGCAGAAGATACAACTATCTTTTGTAATCCAATTCTTGACGAAAACTGCTACCCAGATTCTATTGGACCAAGACTAAGCGCCACTCTACTAAAGATCCTTGCATAA